CGGCGCGCGGTGCGGACTTGTGGCGCGGGTTGTGGGGCTTGTCCTCGAACCCGGCTTGCTTCAGCCGGTTGACGATCAGCCGCAACTCGCCGTCGTTCATGTCGCGCAAAGACGCCTTGCCGGTGACGCTGACCTGCAAGTCGCGGCGCGCGTCCTCGTCGAGGCCCAACTGGCGGCAGGCCGCGAAGATGAGCTTGTGAAGTGCGTGGTTCATGCGGTGGCCTCCGCACTCTCGTCCGGGTACCAACAGATCAGCGCCCCGTTGAAATACTCGACGTCACCATGGGCGCGTGCCCAGAACCCCGACATGTCCGCAATGTCCGAGAACCCGTCCTGACGCGCAAACTTGTCCAGATCCGCGACCTGCGTCCAACGTCCGGATGACCAAGTGCCAATCTCGACCTCGACAATACTGCGCGCGCTCAGACGGATCGAGATTGGCAGCACCACCGTGCAGAACGGGTCAGGGATGATTTTCATGCAATGGCGCGTCCGCATGCCCGTGAACAGCTGGAGTTTCTCACCCGGGCGCGCATGCCGTTTGCGCGGCAGTCGGATGGTCTGGCGCTTGGTGCCCGCGAGGATCTGCGGTGCAAAGCGCTTCTGGAAGGAGTAGGCGACCATCATGGCAACCTTTCTTGCAGGGCGCGGTTCATGCCAGCGTCATCCCGAGCGCTTGCGCGTACATCTCAAGAACCGCCTGTTCCTCGGCGACGTCGTTGATGTCGCGCTTGCGCAGGGCGATGATCTTGCGCATCACGGCGGTGTCGTAGCCGCGCCCTTTGGCCTCGGCCATCAGCTCTTTTTGCTGCTCCGAAAGATCCTTCTTCTCCGCTTCAAGGTGCTCCCACCGCTCGATAAACTGGCGCAACTCTTCTGCCGTGACGCGGTAATTCTGATCATTGGTCGTCATGGGTCACTCCTCCTCTTCTGCGTCAACAAGCGACGTCACGCAGACGGGTTGATGGTCGATCTCGCATTCAATGGCGCGCTCGCACTCGGGGCAGGTATGACGGCCGGACCCGATATTGCCCAAATCGTGATAGCAGCCCGGGCAGGTCCAATAGTCATCCCTCCCCGCGTTGGCGCATGTGTCGGCAAAAGGCTCATAGCTCGGACGGCTCATAGCGCGCTCTCCAGATAGCGGGTGACCGCGCCGTGAAGCTGGGTGCGGTCCTCATCCTCGCCGGGCATGGCCTCGATCAGGAGCCGCATGGCGTCGGCCAAGATCGAGAGCGTGTCGCCCGTCACAATGTTACCATGGGGGAACGGTCCGCCCTCCCGCGCAGCCTCGATCAAATCGAAGGTGGCGCTGGCGGTATGTTCCGCTGCGGCGAGCAGCTTGTTGACGATCTCTTCCATCTCTCTGAACTCCTATTGAAGCGCTAAGACGACAAGGGCCGTGCCCAGCAGGCTGAAAAATGGTGCGGCAATGGAGGTCGCCGTCGCCTTATCTAACTCGCCCTTGTCAAGCTGCTGGCCGCACAATGCGGCGACCATCAGCGCCAGCAGACGGAAGACGACCCCGGCCATAATGATTAGAACGGCGCTCATCCCCTCACACCTTCGCAAGATCGAGAACCACCGTCTGCCACGGGGCCTCTGTGTTGGGGCGGTGCTTGACGCGCACATACGTAGCCTTGCCCACTACCCGCATGGCGTCGCGGATGGCGTCCATCGCCCGGTTCCACCGCGCGTCGGCG
The nucleotide sequence above comes from Roseovarius mucosus. Encoded proteins:
- a CDS encoding DUF2312 domain-containing protein, with protein sequence MTTNDQNYRVTAEELRQFIERWEHLEAEKKDLSEQQKELMAEAKGRGYDTAVMRKIIALRKRDINDVAEEQAVLEMYAQALGMTLA